From Halobacterium sp. R2-5, the proteins below share one genomic window:
- a CDS encoding succinate dehydrogenase hydrophobic membrane anchor subunit encodes MAERYSSFNTSSTAWLLQRVTAAFLVVVLAFHFFQLHFVTHAYEIEFAGSQARMENVGYYLTMVLFLVTATFHGVNGIYNALVNQGIDGTQKRAVQVVLGVAGLLLVAQGIRVANTLAGF; translated from the coding sequence ATGGCAGAGAGATACTCCTCGTTCAACACGAGCTCGACAGCGTGGCTGCTCCAGCGCGTCACGGCGGCGTTCCTCGTGGTCGTGCTGGCGTTCCACTTCTTCCAACTGCACTTCGTCACGCACGCCTACGAGATCGAGTTCGCGGGCAGCCAGGCGCGCATGGAAAACGTCGGCTACTACCTCACGATGGTGCTGTTCCTCGTGACCGCGACGTTCCACGGCGTCAACGGTATCTACAACGCGCTCGTAAACCAGGGCATCGACGGTACACAGAAGCGTGCCGTGCAGGTCGTCCTCGGCGTCGCCGGCCTCCTGCTCGTCGCGCAGGGAATTCGCGTCGCGAACACGCTCGCGGGGTTCTAA